The Planctomycetota bacterium sequence CTTCGCTTCAAGTATGCCGACATACAAGATGCCGATAATCCGGCCTTCAATATCCTTAATCGGCTCATAAGCCGTGAAATACCAATCCGTAACCACAAAGGCTCGTTCAATCCAGGGTTGGCCTTTAACCAGGACCTGCTCGCCGACATCAGCCGCAATCCGGGTGCCGATGGCCCGTTCGCCTGCCTTAGTCTTGACATTGGTGGAGATTCTCAAATCGTCCTGGAAGATGGTGGCCGTGCCGATATCTTTGCCTTTATAGGTCTGTCCCTCAAAAACGATATCCTTTATCTTGTCCACAATCTTATAATTGCGGTTAATCATTACGCCGCCGTACAGGACGCCCAGAAGATTGCCGTTATTATCCATTACCGGCGAAGCGGATTTGATGGCCATTCCCGATGTCTCTTCGGTCTTGTCAGTCGGCTTGGCGTGCGGGGTCTGGATAAATTTGAAATACGCCTGTTGTGCCAATTCAGGCGAGCACTTGAGCATTTCCGCTTTTGATACTATCTCGGTGCCGCTAAAGGTGTCCTTTTCGGTCAATGCCTTCCTGACAATAGCCGACCAGGTCTGGTCATCGCCGACCAGAGAGGCGTTTCTGGGCCTAGCCACGACTCTGCCCTGGGCATCAAGCAGGGTCAGGAAATCCAGCGACTCCCTGGCCCGGACCGTGGCAATCTCGGAGTTAAGGGTAGGATAATCCTTTTTGATCAGGGCGTCCTTGATATAGAAACGCTCGGCCGTCAGGCGGACGATGGTTCGGACGTTGTTGACCTCGCCCTGGTATATCTCGCGGGCCGAGTTCAGGTCGGTCCGGACCTTATCCTGCGCCTGGGTGATAATGCCTTTGCCGATGAGATGAATCCCGACCACCGTGGCAATCGAACCGATTATTACCACCACGATGACAAAACTGATAATGAGTTTGTTCCGCAGTAGTTTCATATGGCATTAGCGTAGCAAGAAAGAAAGGGAGCATCAAGAAAATAATTAACCACGAAGAACAACCCCCTTTATATTCCCCCTTTGTTAAGGGGGAGCACGGAGCGACAGCGGAGTCCCGCCCCAGCGGGAAGGGGGTTTTTTCCTTTTATATCTTTATCTCTAACGGGGCTTAAAGAACTCGCCGGTGATATTAGCCCACTCCGCATCCTTGATGAGTGAGGGAATATTGCCCACCAGATTGCCCGCGCCGTCGGTCATGGTGATGCCCAGTTCCTTATTCAGCCGCTGGTGGAGCTTTTCCGAATGCTCTTTCATCACCCTGGTGGCCTTGAGCGGCGAGATGAGTTTATCAATCGCCTCATCGCGGTTATCGGCCTTGACCGTGAACAGCCAGCCCTGTTGGTAGGGGTCCTGGGCGGTCAGCGACGGCACTGACCTGGTCAGCGGATTGGTCTCCACCACCGAACCGGCAAAGGGCAGATACATGGCCAGCCGGCGGTTGCCGATACTTAATTCCCAGACCGGCTTGTCCTGTTGGAATGATTTATCAGACGATACCCCATCCACCCGGCCCAGGAACTTGGCAGTGAAATCATCCACGCCGACCCGGAACTTACCGTTCAGCGGCTTGACCCAGATATGGCCGTTGGTGTAGTAGCGATTGGGGATAATCTGGAATTGGTCAACCTGGATGGTATGCTGTTTGGCGGCCGGCCTGGCTACGAATGCCGGATGCACGCCTAGTGTATCCTCAAGACGCTGGTCCACCTCGCATTTCTGGCACTGGAAGGCATTGGAACATATCTTATGCGAGATTAGTCCCATTAGTGAGTAACGGCATTCCCTATCGCCGGACGAGATATAAAGCGCCCAGCGCTTGCGCGCCTCGGTTTCCATCTGGATGGCGCCGGTCGGGCAGACATAGGTGCAGGCCCCGCAACCCAGGCACTCCTCAGGCGCTTCCTTGAATGCCGCCTCTATCTTCTTGGAGGTGCCGCGGCTGGCGAATCCGATGGCATGGGCGCCCAGGATTTCGCTGCAGACCCGGATGCACAGGCCGCACAGGATGCACTTCTCGTTCTTTAACTTGAATCTTGGTTTGGTAATCTTATAATCTTTGGCCATTTCCTGCAGGACCTTGGATTCAGGCGAACGGGCCAAAAGCAGTTCCACCAGCAGTTTGCGGTTCTGTTCCACCCGTTTGCTGTGGGTCTGGACCTCGATGCCCTCTGCCACCGGATACAGGCAGGAGACGACCAGTTTGGTCTTGCCCTTCTGCGTTACCTCAACCTGGCAGAGCCGGCAGGAGCCGTAGCCGGTCAGGTCCTTGTGATAGCACAGGGTCGGCACATCCACCCCGGCCTTGCGGATGGCGTCCAGAACCGTCTTGCCTTTTTCTATTTGGACCTGGTCACCATTAATCTTTAGATTCAACATATACTCTCCTCTTTATTCACCACAAAGAGCACAAAGTTCACAAAGAATTCTTTGTGTTCTTAGTGTCCTTTGTGGTTGCATTTAAGCGTTTACTAATTCTTTCTCCACCGACGGATGCCGGCCCGGTATAATACTTATCGAGTCAAACTTGCAGGTATCCATACACACCCCACACTTGATGCACTTGAACTGGTCAATCTTATGCGGCACCTTTTTAGCGCCGGTGATGGCCTCAGCCGGGCAGGGTTTGATGCACGCGCCGCAGGCCTTGCAGGCCTTCTCGTCAATGGTGTAGTGGATTAATTCCTTGCACACCCCGGACGGGCATTTCTTGTCTTTAATATGGGCCTCGTATTCATCGCGGAAATATTTCAGCGTGGTCAGGACCGGATTCGGCGAGGTGGCGCCCAGCTGGCATAGGGACGAATCCTTGACCGTGGCGGCCAGTTCCTCGAGGAGTTCGATATCGCCATCCTTGCCCCGGCCGTCGCAGATGTCTTTCAGGATTTCATGCATCCGGGTGATGCCTTCCCGGCAGGGTACGCACTTGCCGCAGGATTCCTCGCTTAAGAAATTGAGGAAATACTGGGCCACGTCCACCATACAACTGTTCTCGTCCATCACAATCATACCGCCCGAGCCCATCATCGAGCCGGCCGCGGTCAGCCGGTCGTAATCCACCGGCAGGTCCAGCATCTTATCAGGGATACAGCCGCCGGACGGCCCGCCGGTCTGGACGGCCTTGAATTTCTTATTGCCCCTGATTCCGCCGCCGATGCCAAAGACGATTTCCCTGAGAGAAATACCCATCGGCACTTCCACCAGTCCGGTGTTATTGACCTTGCCGACCAGCGAAAATATCTTGGTGCCCTTGCTCCCGCCCCAGGGATTGGCAGTCACATCTCCGGTGCCGATTTTGGTAAACCAATCCACGCCTTTATTGATAATCAGCGGGACATTGGCCCAGGTCTCGACGTTATTCAGGCAGGACGGCCGGTTATAAAGCCCGTGTTCCACCATATGGATGTATTTGGCGCGCGGCTCGCCGATCTTGCCTTCTAATGACGCCAT is a genomic window containing:
- a CDS encoding (2Fe-2S)-binding protein, whose protein sequence is MLNLKINGDQVQIEKGKTVLDAIRKAGVDVPTLCYHKDLTGYGSCRLCQVEVTQKGKTKLVVSCLYPVAEGIEVQTHSKRVEQNRKLLVELLLARSPESKVLQEMAKDYKITKPRFKLKNEKCILCGLCIRVCSEILGAHAIGFASRGTSKKIEAAFKEAPEECLGCGACTYVCPTGAIQMETEARKRWALYISSGDRECRYSLMGLISHKICSNAFQCQKCEVDQRLEDTLGVHPAFVARPAAKQHTIQVDQFQIIPNRYYTNGHIWVKPLNGKFRVGVDDFTAKFLGRVDGVSSDKSFQQDKPVWELSIGNRRLAMYLPFAGSVVETNPLTRSVPSLTAQDPYQQGWLFTVKADNRDEAIDKLISPLKATRVMKEHSEKLHQRLNKELGITMTDGAGNLVGNIPSLIKDAEWANITGEFFKPR
- a CDS encoding 4Fe-4S binding protein, with the translated sequence MKRLNSVPEFKTWQDTLVKARNPNSKVIVLCGGTGCNATGSRLVATTIAEQLKSTGLANTVSLRVTGCHGFCEKGPLVVIQPEGILYTSVKPEDITEILNETVKNKKVIERLLYVDPTTGNKVTYEHDVPFYSKQTRIIFGENTKIDPTKIEDYISIGGYSALAKSLSTMKPDAIIDMIKKSGLRGRGGGGFPAGVKWESCRKAQGDLKYVICNADEGDPGAYANRSLLEGNPHSVIEGMIIAAYAIGSNVGYIYIRDEYPLAVELFANALKQAEESGLLGKNILGSGFNFVMNINRGGGAFVCGESSALMASLEGKIGEPRAKYIHMVEHGLYNRPSCLNNVETWANVPLIINKGVDWFTKIGTGDVTANPWGGSKGTKIFSLVGKVNNTGLVEVPMGISLREIVFGIGGGIRGNKKFKAVQTGGPSGGCIPDKMLDLPVDYDRLTAAGSMMGSGGMIVMDENSCMVDVAQYFLNFLSEESCGKCVPCREGITRMHEILKDICDGRGKDGDIELLEELAATVKDSSLCQLGATSPNPVLTTLKYFRDEYEAHIKDKKCPSGVCKELIHYTIDEKACKACGACIKPCPAEAITGAKKVPHKIDQFKCIKCGVCMDTCKFDSISIIPGRHPSVEKELVNA